A genomic region of Bactrocera dorsalis isolate Fly_Bdor chromosome 3, ASM2337382v1, whole genome shotgun sequence contains the following coding sequences:
- the LOC105228377 gene encoding death-associated protein 1 has translation MADEQPNLVAGHPPAVKAGGMRIVQHKAPAAERPAKDAEDCTGLTQPVAVNSGVVSGAPVKGNIDYTPQAAQVAHSPKPPAFVAQKPQINIQQPRK, from the exons ATGGCTGACGAACAACCAAATCTTGTTGCTGGACATCCACCAGCAG TTAAAGCGGGTGGCATGCGCATTGTACAACACAAAGCTCCTGCAGCTGAGCGTCCAGCTAAGGATGCCGAAGATTGTACCGGATTGACG CAACCAGTTGCTGTTAATAGTGGCGTAGTGAGTGGTGCTCCAGTGAAAGGCAATATTGACTATACGCCACAGGCAGCACAGGTCGCACACTCGCCCAAGCCACCGGCGTTTGTTGCACAAAAACCTCAAATCAACATTCAACAACCCCGTAAATGA
- the LOC105228378 gene encoding coiled-coil domain-containing protein 103 — translation MSKSPQIDKITPEELMKLRTECMERLREAKIYELRNDAKLRAVNTTQSYDEFKDIVDAAHLRPISKQDKMNAKTKSRLWNSAAREN, via the exons atgtcaaaatcacCACAAATAGATAAAATAACACCAGAAGAGTTAATGAAACTACGTACAGAATGTATGGAGCGCTTACGAGAGGCTAAAATCTATGAATTGCGAAACGATGCCAAGTTGCGGGCAGTGAATACAACTCAAAGCTATGATGAATTCAA AGACATCGTGGATGCGGCTCATTTACGGCCGATAAGTAAACAAGATAAAATGAACGCGAAGACGAAGAGTCGTTTGTGGAATTCAGCTGCTCGGGAAAAttaa